A genomic segment from Pecten maximus unplaced genomic scaffold, xPecMax1.1, whole genome shotgun sequence encodes:
- the LOC117319582 gene encoding proline-rich protein HaeIII subfamily 1-like produces QYLVIVLDLIRGETNSPLPTQAPVRGDTNSPLPTQAPVRGDTNSPLPTQGPVKRGHKLTPPNSGSCQRGHKLTPPNSGSCQRGHKLTPPNSGSCQRGHKLTPPNSGSCQRGHKLTPPNSGSCQRGDKLTPPNSGSCQRGHKLTPPNSGSCQRGHKLTPPNSVPSTYHLSTGLMGGSG; encoded by the coding sequence AACAATACTTAGTGATTGTACTGGACCTTATCAGAGGGGAGACAAACTCACCCCTCCCAACTCAGGCTCCTGTTAGAGGGGACACAAACTCACCCCTCCCAACTCAGGCTCCTGTCAGAGGGGACACAAACTCACCCCTCCCAACTCAGGGTCCTGTCAAGAGGGGACACAAACTCACCCCTCCCAACTCAGGCTCCTGTCAGAGGGGACACAAACTCACCCCTCCCAACTCAGGCTCCTGTCAGAGGGGACACAAACTCACCCCTCCCAACTCAGGCTCCTGTCAGAGGGGACACAAACTCACCCCTCCCAACTCAGGCTCCTGTCAGAGGGGACACAAACTCACCCCTCCCAACTCAGGCTCATGTCAGAGGGGAGACAAACTCACCCCTCCCAACTCAGGCTCCTGTCAGAGGGGACACAAACTCACCCCTCCCAACTCAGGCTCCTGTCAGAGGGGACACAAACTCACCCCTCCTAACTCAGTCCCTTCGACCTATCACTTATCTACGGGACTAATGGGAGGCAGTGGCTGA